The stretch of DNA ATTAGGCCGTGGTCGTGCGTCATCGCGACGACGACGTCGAACTCCCCGCGGTACGCGCGGTAAAAAACCGTGTCGGGAGGGTACGGACCCGAGGCGTCGATCCGCGCCGCCCGGCAGGCGGCGATCGCCGGCGCGATGAGCGTCGTCTCCTCGTCGCCGAACATCCCCCCCTCGCCCGCGTGGGGATTCAGCGCGGCCACGGCGATCCGCGGGGAGGGTGTCCCCATGTGTTCCCGGAAAAATGTATCGGTGATGCGCACGGTCTTTTCGATGAGCGCGGGAGAGAGAAGTTCCAGGGCGCGGCGCAATCCGACGTGGATCGTGACCAGGGCGACGCGCAGCCGGTCGCCGGCCAGCATCATTACCACGTCGGCGCCGCCGCACAGGTGGGCGAGGTACTCGGTGTGTCCGGGGAACGGAACGCCTGCCGCCTTCAGCCCTTCCTTCGTGATCGGGCAGGTGACCATCGCCGCGGCATTTCCGGAGAGCACGTCCTGCGCCGCGGACCGGATATACCCGGCCATCGCGACGGAGCCGGCCAGGGAGGGGCGGCCGAACGGTACCTGTCCCGGGTCGAGGGAGGAGCGCGACGCGACGGCGAGGCGACCGGGCCCGGTCGCCTCGCCGTCCCCCACGAAGGCGAGAGACAAGCCCGTCACCCGAACCGCACGGCGCAGAATCGCCGGATCACCGTACACCACTGGTCGGCACCGGGAGAAGAGCTCCTGCCGCGCGTGGGCGAGGACGACGACCTCCGGGCCGATCCCCGCGGGATCCCCCATCGTGATGGCGATCTTCGGCGCCATGGCGGGCGGTGGGCGGGTCAGAGACGAACGTCGATCGAGGCCGACCGCTTCAGCTCCGAAAGGAGATCGGAATACGCCTTCTCGCTTCGGCGATCGGTGAGCTCCTCGGTCAAGCCGTCCTTCACCGCGGAGAAGTCCCCGGGGGCTCCCCCCCGCCGATCGACGACTCGAATGATATAGGCCCCCGCCTCCGTGAAGAATGGCGACGAGGTTTCCCCGGCCCGCAGGCGGTGAACCTCCCGCTGCAGCTCCGGCAGCAGGTCCTCGGTCGTAACGAAGCCGGCGTCGTGGAGCTGGACCTTTGGAAACGCACCCCGAACCAGCGCCTGCGCCTCGGGGAGGGTGCGTCCCGCCCTGACCGCTTCGGCCGCCTGCTGCACGGCGATCCGCGCCTGCGCGGCGTCCTCGTCCGCGGACGGTGCGGAGGCGATCGGGAAGAAGAGCGTCTCGAGCCGGACCTGCGCCCCCACCAGGAACCGTTCCCCGCCCTCCTGGAAGTAGTCGCGCACTTCGCTATCCGTCACCGTGACCTCCTTGAACTTGCGCGCCCGGACGATCGCGCCGCGCTCCATCTGCCACCGGAGCCGGCGGCGATACGCGGGGAGGGAGATCCCCTCCTTTCCGAGCAGCTCGGCGAACTGCGCCTCGCCCATCCCGTTCGCTTTCCGGACGGATTCGACCGCCTTGTCGACCTCGCTCTCCGCGATCGACTGGCCCAGCTTCTCCAGCTCCTTGCGCACCAGGACGGAATCGACGAGGGCCTCGATCCAGCGCAGCACCGCGCGCGGGTCGCGCTCCTCGCGCAGGAGCGCATCCGCGTCGCCCACGGGGATTCCCATTCCTTCCGACACCGATTCGCGCACCTCGGAAAATGTGACCGGCTCCTCATTCACCAGCGCGACGACGCCGTCGATGACGCGGGGGAACGCCGCCCCCGCGGAAAGAAGGATCGCCGCGCCCGCCGCCATGATGATCGCACCTGTCCGTCTCACCGTTTCTCCTCGACCAGTTTTTGCAG from Candidatus Deferrimicrobium sp. encodes:
- the pdxA gene encoding 4-hydroxythreonine-4-phosphate dehydrogenase PdxA, coding for MAPKIAITMGDPAGIGPEVVVLAHARQELFSRCRPVVYGDPAILRRAVRVTGLSLAFVGDGEATGPGRLAVASRSSLDPGQVPFGRPSLAGSVAMAGYIRSAAQDVLSGNAAAMVTCPITKEGLKAAGVPFPGHTEYLAHLCGGADVVMMLAGDRLRVALVTIHVGLRRALELLSPALIEKTVRITDTFFREHMGTPSPRIAVAALNPHAGEGGMFGDEETTLIAPAIAACRAARIDASGPYPPDTVFYRAYRGEFDVVVAMTHDHGLIPLKLVHFDDGVNVTMGLPIIRTSVDHGTAYDIAGKGTANPASLLAAVRMAAAMANPPSGAAPPGGQGKAV
- a CDS encoding peptidylprolyl isomerase; protein product: MRRTGAIIMAAGAAILLSAGAAFPRVIDGVVALVNEEPVTFSEVRESVSEGMGIPVGDADALLREERDPRAVLRWIEALVDSVLVRKELEKLGQSIAESEVDKAVESVRKANGMGEAQFAELLGKEGISLPAYRRRLRWQMERGAIVRARKFKEVTVTDSEVRDYFQEGGERFLVGAQVRLETLFFPIASAPSADEDAAQARIAVQQAAEAVRAGRTLPEAQALVRGAFPKVQLHDAGFVTTEDLLPELQREVHRLRAGETSSPFFTEAGAYIIRVVDRRGGAPGDFSAVKDGLTEELTDRRSEKAYSDLLSELKRSASIDVRL